The nucleotide sequence GGTCAGGACGGCGTCTTTCAGCCGGCGCGGCGGCAGGGGAGCCAGAAACAGGAAGCGCTCCCTGCGCCGCACCAGCACGAAGACGGTATGGAGAAAGCGAAACGTCAGCCAGAGGCGGCCCGGGGAGGGCGGGCGGGGCATCAAGACGACTTTTTCTTGAGCAGCGCCTTGAGTTCGGCGATGTCGTCCTTGGTGGCCAGCCCCATTTCTTCCAGGACTTTTTTGACTTCCTCGCGCACGCGCGCGGCCAGGGCTTCTTCTTCCTTTTTGGCCCGGGCCTTGGCGTCTTCCAGGAACTGCTTGGCCTCGTCGCGGGAGACTTCGCCGCGTTTTTCCAGTTCGCCGAGCACTTCGCCCAGCTTGTCCTTGGCCAGAAAGGCCGCGCCCAGGCCCATGGAGAGGAGATCGACGGGTTTCATGCGCACCTCGCTTGGGTTGTCAGGCTACTATGGGAATTCGGGGGGCCGGCGTCAAGGCGGGGCATCGACAGGCGGAAGCTTTGCGGCCAGGAGCCAGGCCTTAGGCCTCGGCTTACCGGACCTGGTGCGGCGTTTTCGAGACGAGCCGCATTCCCGGTTGCAACACGTCGGGCAATGGGCCATAGGTGAGGATAAGACGACCCGCGCGGGCCGTTTAACCCCAAGACGCCAAAGGAGCATCCCCCATGAGCGATTTGATCGTCGTTGGCTATGACGACATGTTCAAGGCCGAGGAAGTGCGGCTCAAACTGCTTAAGATGCAGAAGGAATACCTCGTCGACCTGGAAGACGCCGTGGTGGCCGTGAAAAAAGACGACGGCAAGGTGAAGCTCAACCAGATGTACCACCTGGCCGCTTCGGGCGCGGTGGGCGGCGGTTTCTGGGGCATGCTCATCGGCCTGATTTTCCTCAATCCCATCCTCGGGGCCGTGGTCGGGGCCGGGGCCGGCGCGGCGGCCGGGGCGCTGTCCGACGTTGGCATCGACGACGACTTCATGAAAAAACTGGCCGAGCAGCTCCAGCCCGGCACCTCGGTGCTGTTCGTGCTCATCCGCAAGATGACCGCCGACAAGGTGCTTGACGAGCTGTCCGGCACCGGCGGCAAGGTGCTCCAGACCTCCCTGTCCCACGAGGACGAGACCAAGCTCCAGACCGCCCTGGACGCGGCCAAGGCTTCGGCCTAGCCCGAAGGCTGGCGGCGTTTTGTTGACGGCCCTGTCGCGGCGCGGCAGGGCCTTTTTGCGTGGGGTAGTATGGAAACGGGTACCGGCGCACCTGCGTGTGCCTTCTTGCGTCGCCGGGTTTCCGGGCGCATAGGCTGGGCAAGATGTCCCTCTGGAGGCTTGTCCATGAAAACCCTGTTTGATCCGGTCGCCGTCGGCGCACGGCAGGCCAAAAACCGCCTGGTGCGTTCGGCCACCTGGGAACGCCTGGCCGACGCCCAGGGCCGGGCCACGCCCGAACTGCTCGCCGTCTACAACGCGCTCGCCCGGGGCGGGGTCGGGACCGTCATCGTCAGCGCCACCTTTATCGATCCCGCCGGCGGCTCGCTGCCCGGCCAGCTCGGTCTGGCCCGGCCCGAACACGTGGACGGGCACCGGCGCATCGTGGACACGCTCCACGCCCAAGGCTGTCTGGCCCTGGCCCAGTTCGCCTTTGCCGGACGGGACGGCGCGCTGTGGTCGGCGGGCGACCCCGACACGGCGACCCTGGCCGCCCTGCCGGACCTCTACGCCCGGGCCACGGTCCTGGCCCGCCAGGCCGGCTACGACGGGGCGCAAATCCACAGCGCCCACGGCTATTTCCTGAGCCAGTTCCTCAATCCGGCCACCAACGCCCGCACTGACGCCTACGGCGGTTCGCCGGAAAACGCCCGGCGGCTGCTCATGGACATCTGGGCGGCCATGGCCGGCGAGGCCGGCCGGGATTTCCTCCTGGCCGTCAAGCTCGATTGCCGGGACATGGCCGGCACGCCCGGCCTGGACCGGATCTGCCTGGAGACGGCCAAGGCCTTGGACGAGGCCGGCATCGACCTGGTCGAGGTCAGCGGCCTGGGCGGCAACAAGGGGCTTTGCGGCGGCAAGAAACAGCCCGAGTCGGTCTTTCGCCGGGAAGCCGGGGAGGTGGCCGGGGCCGTTAGCGCGGCGGTGGCCCTGGTCGGGGCCAACCATTCGCCCGAGGTCATGGAAGAGGTTCTGGAGGAAACGGACGTGACGCTTTTCGCCTTGTCGCGGCCGCTTCTGCGCGAACCTGATCTGCCGGCCCGCTGGGCGGCCGGGGATCGTCGGCCGGCGGCCTGCGTGTCCTGCGGCAAGTGTTATGACGAGGCCGGCAACGGCTGTTTCTTCACCCGCCGCCGGTCCGAGGCCTGATTCCCGCCGCCAGACGGCATGGCCAAACCCGGTTGGTCGCGGCCTGTCGCTTGGGCAGTCGTCGCGACGGCGGAGACGGCGAAAAAGGCCCTGTCGCATGGCGGCAGGGCCTTTGAAGCGTGTCGGGGGCGAAGCGGCTAGTCGTCGGCGGCGGCGATGGGGCCGTGAAAGGCGATGGAGACGATTTCGTAGTTGATCTTGCCACGCGGGGCATCGACGACGATCTCGTCGCCGACGAACTTGCCCAGCAGGGCCAGTCCCACCGGGGAAAGCAGCG is from Solidesulfovibrio magneticus RS-1 and encodes:
- a CDS encoding DUF1269 domain-containing protein; amino-acid sequence: MSDLIVVGYDDMFKAEEVRLKLLKMQKEYLVDLEDAVVAVKKDDGKVKLNQMYHLAASGAVGGGFWGMLIGLIFLNPILGAVVGAGAGAAAGALSDVGIDDDFMKKLAEQLQPGTSVLFVLIRKMTADKVLDELSGTGGKVLQTSLSHEDETKLQTALDAAKASA
- a CDS encoding phasin family protein — translated: MKPVDLLSMGLGAAFLAKDKLGEVLGELEKRGEVSRDEAKQFLEDAKARAKKEEEALAARVREEVKKVLEEMGLATKDDIAELKALLKKKSS
- a CDS encoding NADH:flavin oxidoreductase, producing MKTLFDPVAVGARQAKNRLVRSATWERLADAQGRATPELLAVYNALARGGVGTVIVSATFIDPAGGSLPGQLGLARPEHVDGHRRIVDTLHAQGCLALAQFAFAGRDGALWSAGDPDTATLAALPDLYARATVLARQAGYDGAQIHSAHGYFLSQFLNPATNARTDAYGGSPENARRLLMDIWAAMAGEAGRDFLLAVKLDCRDMAGTPGLDRICLETAKALDEAGIDLVEVSGLGGNKGLCGGKKQPESVFRREAGEVAGAVSAAVALVGANHSPEVMEEVLEETDVTLFALSRPLLREPDLPARWAAGDRRPAACVSCGKCYDEAGNGCFFTRRRSEA